The Peribacillus sp. FSL E2-0218 genome contains a region encoding:
- the sspO gene encoding small acid-soluble spore protein O — protein sequence MSKQKANHVIPGMNAAKAQGNGTGYHDELGNEPPLSEEQRQNNKKRKKNQ from the coding sequence ATGTCAAAACAAAAGGCAAATCATGTCATACCAGGGATGAATGCAGCAAAAGCACAAGGTAATGGGACAGGATACCATGATGAATTGGGAAATGAACCGCCATTATCGGAAGAACAAAGACAAAACAACAAAAAAAGAAAGAAAAACCAATAA
- a CDS encoding FbpB family small basic protein — protein MKKRKRTFEELIKENKRELMMDLKQMERLEERLEKKHMQKAE, from the coding sequence ATGAAAAAAAGAAAAAGAACATTTGAAGAATTGATCAAAGAAAACAAAAGGGAATTAATGATGGACCTTAAACAAATGGAAAGACTAGAGGAACGCCTTGAAAAAAAACATATGCAAAAAGCTGAGTAA
- a CDS encoding redoxin domain-containing protein, with protein MLKKIIASVLLLSLIGIAIVQAMDNEPNNHGKKDSLGGLKIGAKAPNFTLETLDGKQVELADYKGKKVMLNFWATWCPPCKKEMPDMEQYTKQAGDDAIVLAVNIDPENDVRSFVKENKITFTIPLDSNSAKNPVNEQYKVLSIPTTYFIDKKGKISHKVISAMQLKDMERYMNSMQ; from the coding sequence ATGCTTAAAAAAATTATCGCCTCAGTGCTCTTACTGTCACTGATTGGAATTGCGATTGTACAAGCGATGGATAATGAACCAAACAACCATGGGAAAAAGGATTCATTGGGCGGTTTGAAAATAGGAGCTAAAGCGCCCAATTTCACCTTGGAGACCTTGGATGGAAAACAAGTTGAATTGGCTGATTATAAAGGGAAAAAGGTTATGCTGAATTTTTGGGCAACGTGGTGCCCGCCCTGCAAAAAAGAAATGCCGGATATGGAGCAATATACGAAGCAAGCAGGTGATGATGCCATCGTTCTTGCAGTCAATATAGACCCTGAAAACGATGTACGGTCATTTGTGAAGGAAAATAAAATCACCTTCACCATACCTCTTGATAGCAACAGTGCAAAAAATCCAGTGAATGAGCAGTATAAAGTGCTAAGCATTCCGACTACATATTTCATCGACAAGAAAGGCAAGATCAGTCACAAAGTGATATCAGCCATGCAGCTTAAAGATATGGAACGATACATGAATAGCATGCAGTAG
- the acnA gene encoding aconitate hydratase AcnA, with protein MTKNDVYQSRKSFEIEGKRYNYYSLDAIEKAGDGKVSRLPYSIKVLLEAVLRQVDGRVITKEHVANLAKWGTSEQQDIDVPFKPSRVILQDFTGVPVVVDLASLRNAFAALGGDPDKINPEIPVDLVIDHSVQVDKAGTMDSLDANMDLEFERNAERYQFLSWAQKSFNNYRAVPPATGIVHQVNLEYLANVVHAVETPNGDFEVFPDSVFGTDSHTTMINGIGVLGWGVGGIEAEAGMLGQPSYFPVPKVVGVKLTGQLPKGTTATDLALKVTQVLRAHGVVGKFVEFYGPGVGYLPLADRATIANMAPEYGATVGFFPVDAEAIDYMRLTGRDEKQIQVVESYCKENGLFYAPENEDPAYNDVVEIDLSAIEPNLSGPKRPQDLIPLSQMKKSFHDAINAPMGNQGFGMDNSELDKEVTVKFADGKESVMKTGAIAIAAITSCTNTSNPYVMLGAGLIAKKAVEKGLTVPDYVKTSLAPGSKVVTGYLRDAGLQPYLDQLGFNVVGYGCTTCIGNSGPLADEIEAAVAEADLLVTSVLSGNRNFEGRIHPLVKANYLASPTLVVAYALAGTVDFDLNNDSLGKDKDGNDVYLADIWPSQEEVNAAVKATVTPELFRKEYETVFNDNKRWNEIQTSNEAIYAFDSKSTYIQNPPFFEGLSPEPGSVNPLSGLRVVGKFGDSVTTDHISPAGAIGKDTPAGIYLRENGVKPRDFNSYGSRRGNHEAMMRGTFANIRIRNQVAPGTEGGFTTYWPTGDVMAIYDACMKYKADGTGLAVIAGKDYGMGSSRDWAAKGTNLLGIKTVIAESFERIHRSNLALMGVLPLQFKEGENAETLGLTGKEAIAVKIDETVKPRDIVTVTATDEAGNVKEFDVLVRFDSEIEIDYYRHGGILQMVLRNKLKG; from the coding sequence ATGACGAAAAATGACGTGTACCAATCGCGTAAATCCTTCGAAATTGAAGGGAAACGCTACAACTACTACAGCCTAGACGCTATTGAAAAAGCAGGGGATGGCAAAGTTTCACGCCTTCCATATTCCATTAAAGTATTACTTGAGGCAGTTCTGCGCCAAGTGGACGGAAGAGTTATCACAAAAGAACATGTTGCGAACCTTGCTAAATGGGGAACAAGCGAGCAACAAGATATAGATGTACCTTTCAAGCCTTCACGTGTCATCCTTCAAGATTTCACGGGTGTGCCGGTTGTTGTAGATTTAGCTTCTCTACGTAATGCCTTCGCGGCCCTTGGTGGAGATCCAGACAAAATCAACCCGGAAATTCCAGTTGACCTTGTAATCGACCACTCAGTCCAAGTTGATAAAGCAGGTACTATGGATTCCCTTGATGCCAATATGGATCTTGAATTCGAACGTAATGCAGAGCGTTACCAGTTCCTAAGCTGGGCTCAAAAATCATTCAACAACTACCGTGCGGTTCCGCCAGCGACTGGTATCGTTCACCAAGTTAACCTTGAGTACCTTGCGAACGTAGTACACGCAGTTGAAACTCCAAACGGCGACTTCGAAGTATTCCCTGATTCTGTATTCGGTACGGATTCACATACGACAATGATCAACGGTATCGGTGTTCTTGGTTGGGGCGTCGGCGGTATCGAAGCTGAAGCAGGCATGCTTGGACAGCCATCATACTTCCCAGTTCCAAAAGTGGTTGGTGTTAAGCTAACTGGCCAACTTCCTAAAGGAACGACAGCTACTGACCTTGCTTTGAAAGTAACGCAAGTTCTTCGTGCACACGGCGTAGTTGGTAAATTCGTTGAGTTCTACGGCCCAGGAGTAGGATACCTTCCGCTTGCTGACCGTGCAACAATCGCTAACATGGCTCCTGAATACGGTGCTACAGTCGGTTTCTTCCCAGTTGATGCAGAAGCGATCGATTACATGCGCTTAACAGGCCGTGATGAAAAACAAATCCAAGTGGTTGAATCTTACTGCAAAGAAAACGGCTTGTTCTATGCTCCTGAAAACGAAGATCCAGCATACAACGATGTAGTGGAAATCGATCTTTCAGCAATCGAACCAAACCTTTCAGGCCCTAAACGCCCGCAAGATTTGATTCCGCTTTCTCAAATGAAGAAATCTTTCCATGATGCCATCAATGCACCAATGGGTAACCAAGGCTTCGGCATGGACAATTCCGAATTGGATAAAGAAGTGACTGTTAAATTCGCCGATGGCAAAGAATCGGTCATGAAAACTGGTGCGATCGCAATTGCTGCAATCACGAGCTGTACAAATACTTCAAATCCATACGTAATGCTTGGAGCAGGTCTGATCGCTAAAAAAGCGGTTGAAAAAGGCTTGACAGTTCCGGATTATGTAAAAACATCATTGGCACCAGGCTCTAAAGTTGTTACTGGTTACCTTCGTGATGCAGGTCTTCAACCATACCTTGATCAATTAGGATTCAACGTAGTCGGTTATGGCTGTACAACATGTATCGGTAACTCAGGTCCATTAGCGGACGAAATTGAAGCAGCTGTTGCTGAAGCCGATCTTCTGGTAACTTCAGTACTTTCAGGTAACCGTAACTTCGAAGGCCGTATCCATCCGCTTGTGAAAGCAAACTACCTTGCTTCTCCAACTTTAGTTGTGGCATATGCCCTTGCAGGTACTGTGGACTTCGATCTTAACAATGATTCACTTGGTAAAGATAAAGATGGCAACGATGTATACCTTGCTGATATCTGGCCATCACAAGAAGAAGTAAACGCTGCTGTTAAAGCAACGGTTACACCGGAATTATTCCGTAAAGAATACGAAACAGTATTCAACGATAACAAACGTTGGAATGAAATCCAAACAAGCAACGAAGCGATTTACGCTTTCGATTCCAAATCAACATACATTCAAAATCCTCCGTTCTTTGAAGGATTATCACCAGAACCAGGTTCAGTTAACCCGCTTTCTGGCTTGCGCGTTGTAGGTAAATTCGGTGATTCAGTAACTACTGACCACATTTCTCCTGCAGGTGCAATCGGTAAAGATACACCAGCTGGTATCTACCTTCGTGAAAACGGTGTGAAACCGCGTGACTTTAACTCTTACGGTTCTCGTCGCGGTAACCACGAAGCAATGATGCGCGGAACATTCGCAAACATCCGTATCCGTAACCAAGTGGCTCCAGGTACAGAAGGCGGATTCACGACTTACTGGCCGACAGGCGATGTAATGGCTATCTATGATGCTTGCATGAAATACAAAGCTGATGGAACAGGTCTTGCCGTTATCGCTGGTAAAGACTACGGTATGGGAAGCTCTCGTGACTGGGCTGCAAAAGGCACGAACCTTCTTGGCATCAAAACGGTCATCGCTGAAAGCTTTGAACGTATTCACCGTTCTAACCTTGCATTGATGGGTGTTCTTCCTCTTCAATTCAAAGAAGGCGAAAACGCTGAAACGCTTGGATTGACTGGTAAAGAAGCGATTGCTGTTAAAATCGACGAAACCGTTAAACCGCGTGATATCGTAACCGTTACAGCTACTGATGAAGCTGGAAACGTGAAAGAATTTGATGTACTTGTTCGTTTCGACTCAGAAATCGAAATCGACTACTACCGTCATGGCGGTATCCTTCAAATGGTACTGCGCAATAAATTAAAAGGCTAA
- a CDS encoding small acid-soluble spore protein P, which yields MNKNDGKDIRKNAPKGNNPGQPAPLSGSHKVKNRQHSRQKHNSGHDM from the coding sequence ATGAACAAAAATGATGGCAAAGATATTCGAAAAAATGCACCTAAAGGGAATAACCCAGGTCAACCTGCTCCGTTAAGCGGTTCCCATAAGGTGAAAAATAGACAGCATTCCCGTCAAAAGCATAATAGCGGCCACGATATGTAA
- a CDS encoding acid-soluble spore protein N — translation MSNPKKDSKHFRPSHLGTQPREAGSNNGKQMQDKSGKHAQVIQTKGE, via the coding sequence ATGAGTAATCCAAAAAAAGATTCCAAACACTTTAGACCAAGCCATCTTGGAACACAGCCAAGGGAAGCTGGAAGCAATAACGGTAAGCAAATGCAGGATAAATCCGGGAAGCATGCCCAGGTGATTCAGACAAAAGGCGAATGA